One window of the Trifolium pratense cultivar HEN17-A07 linkage group LG2, ARS_RC_1.1, whole genome shotgun sequence genome contains the following:
- the LOC123907067 gene encoding cysteine-rich receptor-like protein kinase 25: protein MANFHKILHLFTILIFLNTFKSTNSWDDPFFLYQYCSSNTTSANTSFQFDLTTLLSSLSSFATKTNTKFYNTTFIGNNPSDTIYGMFLCRSDVPSQLCQQCIVNATQKLSSQCSLSKEGVVWYNECMVWYSTSFIFSTIARTSPSFYLLNTDKVSDTKSFMSLLFSTMNKSADEASFGDDKKFATNEKTISKFQTLYCLTQCTPNLSPHECRICLSGLINQLPMCCEGRVGGRVLNPSCNIRYEFYPFYLKSIGSSNPSSQQILLPQTKNSYDDSMFLEQPFYLSHNCSSNKNFTFSNTFKVHLTTLFSYLSSNATKSLFHKVDVANSTFGLFMCRGDVSFSICELCVKNATQRITKECDNFQEGIIWYNQCMIRYSNYNFFSLVDKNHVYYEMNVTSDSSPNKEKNLFNFVISTTLSNVAIVAGDSDERYGTKSLKLNDLQTLYTLGQCTQDLTSDDCKGCLGDVIGNGIPWPYLGSVGGRVLYPSCNLRFELFQFYKDSDNVTTPRISHSSSEKRRNGPRTIALIVVLTIVPVILFFVGCYLLKRKSRKSFRSMLRENFGQESATLEPLQFDLAVIEAATNKFSNENFIGKGGFGEVYKGILLDGRQIAVKRLSKSSTQGAKEFKNEVLLIAKLQHRNLVTFIGFCLEEQEKILIYEYVPNKGLDQFLFDFKRSKILSWLERYNIIRGIAHGILYLHEHSRLKVIHRDLKPSNILLDEDMIPKISDFGLARIVELNQDKGSTNRIVGTLGYMSPEYAMLGQFSEKSDVYSFGVMVLEIITGKKNVRSYESLVGDSFLSYVWRQWRDKVPLSILDSNIKGTYSEFEVIKCIQIGLLCVQQFPDARPTMVTIVSYLNNDFIELPTPQEPAFLFHDQMGGAKGIPQDSSSSQSINSCTPLTTNDLSITEFLPR from the exons ATGGCTAATTTCCATAAAATTCTCCACCTCTTCACCATACTTATCTTCCTCAATACTTTCAAATCTACCAATTCATGGGATGACCCTTTTTTCCTATACCAATATTGCTCAAGCAACACAACATCAGCCAATACTTCCTTCCAATTCGACCTCACCACCCTCCTCTCTTCCTTATCATCATTTGCCACAAAAACCAACACAAAATTCTACAACACAACATTCATAGGGAACAACCCTTCTGACACAATCTATGGCATGTTCTTATGTAGAAGTGATGTTCCATCTCAACTATGTCAACAATGTATAGTCAATGCAACACAAAAACTTTCCTCACAATGTTCTTTGTCTAAAGAAGGTGTTGTTTGGTATAATGAATGTATGGTTTGGTATTCAACATCATTTATTTTCTCAACTATTGCAAGAACTTCACCTAGTTTTTAC CTTTTGAACACTGACAAAGTTTCAGACACAAAAAGTTTCATGAGTTTATTGTTTTCTACAATGAACAAATCAGCTGATGAAGCTTCTTTTGGTGATGACAAAAAATTTGCaacaaatgaaaaaactatatcaaaatttcaaacccTTTATTGTTTAACTCAATGTACACCAAATTTATCACCACATGAATGTAGAATTTGTCTAAGTGGATTAATAAATCAACTTCCAATGTGTTGTGAAGGTAGAGTTGGAGGAAGAGTTCTTAATCCAAGTTGTAATATTAGGTATGAATTTTACCCTTTTTATCTCAAATCTATTGGTTCATCAAATCCTTCATCACAACAAATTCTacttccacaaacaaaaaattcataTGATGATTCAATGTTTTTAGAACAACCTTTTTACCTTTCACACAATTGTTCAAGTAACAAAAACTTTACTTTTAGCAACACTTTCAAAGTTCATCTCACAACCCTTTTTTCTTACTTATCTTCTAATGCCACCAAAAGTCTATTTCATAAAGTTGATGTGGCAAATTCAACTTTTGGACTCTTCATGTGTCGTGGTGATGTTTCTTTTTCCATATGTGAATTATGTGTGAAAAATGCAACACAAAGAATAACCAAAGAGTGTGACAATTTTCAAGAGGGTATAATTTGGTATAATCAATGTATGATTAGATATTCAAATTATAATTTCTTCTCTTTAGTGGACAAAAATCATGTGTATTATGAGATGAATGTTACTAGTGATTCTAGTCCTAACAAGGAGaaaaatttgttcaattttgTAATATCAACTACTTTATCAAATGTGGCAATTGTGGCTGGTGATAGTGATGAGAGATATGGGACAAAATCATTGAAATTGAATGATTTACAAACACTTTATACACTTGGTCAATGTACACAAGATTTAACAAGTGATGATTGCAAAGGTTGTTTAGGAGATGTTATTGGAAATGGAATTCCTTGGCCTTATTTGGGAAGTGTTGGTGGAAGAGTTTTATATCCTAGCTGCAATTTGAGGTTtgaattgtttcaattttataaGGACAGTGATAATGTTACCACACCAAGAATTAGTCATTCTTCATCAG aaaaaagaagaaatgggCCACGAACAATTGCCTTGATTGTTGTGCTCACAATTGTTCCAGTGATACTCTTCTTTGTTGGATGCTATTTGCTAAAGAGAAAATCAAGAAAGAGTTTTAGGTCTATGCTTAGAGAAAATT TTGGTCAAGAAAGTGCAACTTTAGAGCCATTGCAATTTGACTTAGCTGTAATTGAAGCAGCAAccaacaaattttcaaatgaaaatttcatTGGCAAAGGTGGATTTGGAGAAGTTTACAAG GGCATACTTTTGGATGGACGGCAAATAGCGGTAAAAAGACTCTCAAAAAGTTCTACGCAAGGTGCAAAAGAGTTCAAGAATGAAGTTTTGTTGATCGCTAAACTTCAACATCGAAATCTAGTCACATTCATTGGTTTTTGCCTCgaagaacaagaaaaaatcCTTATTTATGAATATGTGCCAAACAAGGGCCttgatcaatttttatttg ACTTTAAACGTTCAAAGATTTTAAGTTGGTTGGAACGTTACAATATTATAAGAGGAATTGCTCATGGAATTCTCTATCTACATGAACATTCTCGGCTTAAAGTTATTCATCGTGACCTCAAACCTAGTAATATTTTATTGGATGAAGACATGATTCCAAAAATATCAGATTTTGGTCTTGCAAGAATTGTTGAATTAAACCAAGACAAAGGAAGTACCAATAGAATTGTCGGCACATT aGGTTATATGTCTCCAGAATATGCAATGCTCGGACAATTTTCAGAGAAATCTGACGTTTATAGTTTTGGAGTCATGGTTTTAGAAATTATTACTGGAAAGAAGAATGTAAGGTCTTATGAATCACTTGTTGGTGATAGCTTCTTGAGTTAT GTTTGGAGACAATGGAGGGATAAAgtaccattaagcatattagactCAAACATCAAAGGAACTTATTCTGAATTTGAAGTCATTAAATGCATTCAAATTGGTTTATTATGTGTTCAACAGTTCCCTGATGCAAGGCCAACAATGGTAACAATTGTTTCATATCTTAACAATGATTTCATTGAATTGCCAACTCCTCAAGAACCTGCATTTTTGTTCCATGATCAAATGGGTGGTGCAAAAGGGATTCCACAAGATTCAAGTTCTAGTCAATCTATAAATAGTTGCACACCTTTAACTACCAATGACTTGTCTATAACTGAATTTCTTCCtcgctag
- the LOC123904853 gene encoding early nodulin-like protein 1, translating to MDITRIRVWVLSVEKFDYFNCDTSAPITTFTNGKSTFNLDRSGPFYFISGTDDHCNHGQKLLVEVMAPHSIPASPPTTIAVPPEGSSPIMAPSDSPYSSDSVDQATSSSTMVLASSFLSTLITFGIVMMLAL from the exons ATGGATATCACTCGGATTCGGGTTTGG gttcttagtGTGGAGAAATTTGATTACTTCAACTGTGACACAAGTGCACCAATAACTACTTTCACCAATGGAAAGAGCACTTTTAATCTTGACAGATCAGGACCTTTCTATTTCATAAGTGGAACTGATGATCATTGCAACCATGGCCAAAAATTGCTCGTTGAAGTTATGGCGCCGCATTCAATTCCAGCATCTCCACCTACCACCATTGCAGTTCCGCCTGAAGGTTCATCACCGATCATGGCTCCTTCGGATTCACCTTATTCTTCTGATTCCGTGGATCAGGCTACTTCATCTTCCACCATGGTGCTTGCTTCAAGTTTTCTGTCTACTTTGATCACATTTGGAATTGTGATGATGTTAGCACTCTAA